The sequence GGACCGCTATAGCCCGAGAGTGCTTTGAGCACGGAAGAACCCACATCCATGTCTCCAGTCCCAAACCTTAacacatatgtgtgtgtcttCAGTGGGAACCACTTTCACTCCTACCATCCTTTTCTCACCCTCATCCCTTTGTGACTGGATAACATCATAATTATTCAAAAATGCCAGCATTTACTGTCTAGAAATGAGTCATCTTTGACAGGAAGCAGAAAGATACCAACCTTCATAGCAGAGAACACACACTTGTAAAACTGTAACTCATACTCACTTTGTAATCTCTAAGACTTTCTTTAATACCGAGGCCAACTTAGCAGCCTAGAAAGAAATAGAAGGGAAATAAAGTGAGCCAAACAcgataaaaaaaaaggagctcaGCAGTACTAGGAAAGAAAGTGGGGTGCAGGAATGCCCAACAGCCAAGAACGAGGAGAACTGACAGAGATCCTGATGCAGAAGAAAGCTATCTATAACTGCCATGCTGGGAGTGTCTCCCAATCTACTGTTTGCTGGGACAGGTGAAAATAAAGGCAGGCTGTTTTTTCAAGCACAcgttaaaatgcttttttctttaaaaagataagaCTTAGAAATTGATAACTGATACTAAGGCACGAAGTTACAAGTGACAGATGGTAATGCGATTTAATATTAAgcaatactttattttttgccCCCTAAAATCAAGCCACTGGCCAAAGGCATGAAACCagaattaagaataaaaaacGTCAGATATGAGAAGATATGTGCTTAACTTATGATGCAAGAGACCCCAGGAAGTCAGCTAAGtacaacctcctgctcaaagcaaggcCTACCTCAAAGTTCAGttaggttgctcagagccttgcCCAGTCAAGTGTTGAGTATTGCTAAAGATGGAGATTCCACTGCTTCTCTGAGCAGTTTGTTTCAGTGCTTAACCACACTGTGAGAATttttgatttgtattttcaaTGTAGATAACTTTATTTGAGCAAGTCTACATTACCCAAGGAAAAAAGTAGACATGCAGTACATCTGCAGCCTCAGACCTCACTTTCCTGAGGTACTGTCATTGGATGTCTCTATGGATTACAGTTCAGAGTTGAAGTTCAAGTGGCCATGCTCTTCCCTGAAGAAGTAAAGATGAGGAATGCATTTCCACCTGAAGGAAGCTAAGTGTGCACAAATCAAAGGGGACTCTTCATCCCTAAGAACTTGTTACTGAGACAGtgactaacacccacctctcCCTCACAGACACATAATCCCTCcgattttatttcttccccttctctacAGCCAAGTCAGTAGGCCCACATGCAGGCTGCGGACACTTACATTGAGTCGCACAGCCAGCTGGTTCATAGGTGGATACATGCTCAGTGCCAGCTCATCAACACTAGAATAGAAGAGAAGGGAGCAATGGAAGAAAGGTCCTGATAGCACAACTCATGGATCCTGGTCAAAGCCTACACCCGCCCTGGATGTAAATCAGGAATGGCAGTGCATGACAAGGAGATGTCAGTCATACCCATGGGATGCTTCTCACTGCCTTCTCAGGCATCTGTGTGCCACTCCCACCTCAGAACGAGACATGGCCACAGCTCCACCCCAAGCTGCAACATATGTTCCTTTTCTAACTCACACAACTCTCAACAGCCTATGCCATAATACTCTTCCCACCACACCTGCTTCCACCACATGCTCACAACTTCAATATCACACAGGCTTTCCTAATCTGTTCTCTAGACctcaagaaagacagggactgCTTTGGAGCAAGAAGTGGCACGGGGAGAGGCCTGCTTACCTTGGACTGATCTCATTAGCAATGTCTGCAAGATCATCCAGCTGAGCGATCTGCTCTGGAGAATCAGCTTTGCCGTAAGCCTTCACTACACCCAAGACCTTCTTCAGGCAAGCTTTAGAAGCCTTCATTAATCCCATGCAGGAGCTAAGCAGCTTCCGGTCAGCTTCTGACCAATACGTATCTCTGTTGCCCCGAAAGCCCAGCTCTTCATCTTCCATGATGTCACTGTAGGGGTCTTGCCCTTCCACCAGAGCCTGAGAACATAGATGCACCAAGAAACCAGTGCCTAACATCAATTCCAGCAATACccaggaggaaagggaaaacataGCCTAGAAATCATACTAATAATTTATGGAGGAATCTCTCTCCAGCCAGCATCTCAGTTGCCAGATTCTGTTAATCCTAGCAGGACTGGATTAAGAAAAACTAATCCCCCACTCCAACTCAacagagcaaacagcaaaaaCCTGGCAAATAGCACCATTCTTACATCAACCTAAACCaccctgctgccctgccccagtCCCCCACAATTCTGGATATGGCTTTATGGAAATGTTATATAAAGTAAACCAGGCTTGAGTTTAAAAACTCATTAAGATTTAGGCACAATACAATAATCTAGCTCTTatcaaaacaaatttaaatcAAAGCCTGTATATAAAACAATCCCTCTGTTCCATCACTGAACCATCACTGCAGGTTCCTCAAAGGCTTAGGGGCTTCCTTACACGTTCCATTTCCTCCAGAGCATCCTTGACCACACCTAGGCATGCAGCCAGAGCTGACGCAACTGCTGCCTGGTtatctgcaaaagcaaaaggatGAAAACTTTGGCACCGCAGTGATTCAAATCAGCTTGCAACAACACCCATCTAGGCTCGTGATTATTAGATCTTGAGATTATGGGATCAAACTTTTCGCAGAGCTCAGAGCTGAATTGTTGCCATTGAAAGAACCTGGCCTGGCTTCCAAGTTTACACATTTCAAAAAGTCGGGTTTTGCAGAATGAGTGCGCCTTCATTGTACTAGCTAGAATGCCCCTTGCAAGGGCTATCAATATTCCAAGACAACACGTCCTAGTTCTGTTGTCCTGCATATACAATACTCACCTCGTGGCAGGTTGGACACTTGCTCACATGCCTCCCACACACCACCAGTTGATATAAGCTGTTCCTGAGacaagctgaaacaaaacaaagccccCCAAAGTCAGACTCAGCAACACCACTCTGCCAGACTGTGTTTTTATCTTCTGCACCAAAGATGATGCACACTAGTAGAAGCTCTGCTGGAAAGATGTCACCAACCGGCTTGTCACTAGTATCTCATGTCTGTGTAAAGCAAGAAGTGCTGGCTTCTACTGAGTTTAATAATCCGTTGGAACAACAAGCAGGAGCCTCTTACAAAGGCCTCCCAAGATGCTCAAGCATATTATTTATCTTCCACAATCTATGCAAATCAGAAGTCTGTATTAGAGATTGCTGACCTCTGCCTAAGGGCAGTGGCGTGTAATCCGTAAAGAGAGGAAGTGGTCCACAGTGGTCCAATAACTAGCTTTATAAAGTTGTGCAATCGTTGCATACGACGGTTCACTCCAAGGACAAAAACTGCCAAACAGTGCAAATGCTATCCAGCACCTTCATGGGAATCCTGCTCCCATCCTTCCTTGCCACAGACAGGGTGAAAATCTATTCTCCACGTAGGCAAATGTACCTGACTCAGTCACTGGGACAAGAGGGTACTGTCAGGGCCTTCAGTGTATTCCACCCTCCCAGGAGTTTAGTTGGCTAAGTACAAGGTCAGCTCCTTTGCTGATAGGAGGTACTGTGAACAAAGCTAGAAGTGAGGGCCAGCCCTCCCTTACCCTAGGAGATGCTTTTACCTTGAAGTTCTCTCACTGGGCCCTGTTTGTACTACCTCACAGCTGTGTAGCAGTTATGTCTCCACCCAGTCTCATACCCCCTTGATTCTGACCAGGATCCTCACCCACTGATTTGACCTTCCTGCCTTTATCTCAGACCCAACTTACTGTAATGGACGTGCTGGGCAATCACTGGGTGGTGTCTGATGCTGGTTACTCTCTCTAGACCTGACCCTGATCCTAACTTGCTGGCCTGACTTTCCAGCTTGACctcactgctacaggcttgtcTGATGATCTGGACTCTCAACTGAAGGTCACTACCCTCAcaccagcactgctctgctcaCTCAGATACTGGGGGACAGGACCTTTGCTGATGAGGCCACTGCCTCTTCCTGCCTCATGACAAtgctctgcttctgcctcccccccttcccttaGGAAGCAGGCTGCACTTGCTGCTTCCTCACAAGTATACTAgtaactttttcttccttttttttttttctggaaaattactACCTCTCCAATGGAGCACTGAGAATTGTTTCTGTGAGTTGGATCATTCCTTCCACTACTTCAGTGGTAGCATCTCGTACCATCTTCCGAAGAGTAGTACCTGGTTGAGATTGAGAAAGAGCAGAGTTGCCACAAAGTCAGCACCAACAGAAAGCAACTGCTGAAGATGAACACACAGACAGCTCTGTTTGTGTGCATAGACTGTATAAATGAAGTTGCAGGTATTTTGAAGGAAGCAACATGTTTCCCAGTTCCAAAAGGACTACTGGATAAGGATCTCAGGACTTTATAAATATGAATGCTCAATCAACTACACAACTTCCTACATTCTCACTCTTTCACATATGGAAATCTGCAGGAGTAGACAGACAAGTGGTTCACTCAAACATTTTGCAAGTCTACAGAACAGCTGATAACGGGACTACCTGCTCATGATAAATTGCTTTCCTGCAGATACCAGATCTCATATGAGGCTCTGAAATACTGGGTTTCTTTACATAGTGGTGAAAGAACCACCACCCTACACAGCAGTCACTGTCCTGCTGTCACTATCTTACCTTGGCCCTTGGGGAGCCAGTAGTACACAGTGGCAACTGCAAGAATGGCATTTTGTACATCTTCACTCAGCTTCCGGCAATCCTGAAAACGGACAGGCAAAAGGATTAACCGTGAGTACTGCATGGCTGCACCACATTTAGAAAGTCTCACAAGCAATCACTTACATCCAGATTGCTTTGAGAAAAGAGAAGCATAGTAATGGCCATCTTGCTTGAGAAACAAATACAGCACAACAGGATGATACAGTAAGCAAGTATACATCGTAAGTCACCTCACGATTTGGTAACAAAACATGCCCTGGTGGGGTGGTCAGGCATCAGAAAGGAACAGGTGGCTTAGATCATTATTCTGAACTggaggtctttttttttttcctcctccaaacaCAGGTGCGATAAACTTCTCTCAATTAACTTCAAAAACATTCTGTATTCTTTGTTAGATCTAAGATCTGTACAGTCCAATATCCTGTCTCTATCAGCAACCAGCTATAGTTGTTAAATTAAAGAATGTAAGAATACTTCTATTTGGTATGTCTGCCTAACTTACAGAAATCATCTCTCTGGGCAATTCTTGAATTGGATTAATACACTCTACAATCCATAGGCCATACCAACATTGCTTGTGTGCGTTAAACCAAACGACTTTGTTTTAGTCATGTGCACCAAGAGATACTGGAAGCTTGCCACAAACACTGCAATTTCACAGTCTGTGGAGGCTTTCACTCACCTCTGCAGAAGTCAGTGGAAGCCTTGAGAATGCCAGACTCAGCTTTGTAGCTTCCTGTGACGTCACTTTGAATGTCTGACCTAGAAAGGATTCAATGGGAGCAAAAGAATAGACAGTAACTCgggtaaaatataaaaaatataaaaatattaaaaaaaatataaaacaacagAGCAGCTAGATTAGCAACATCTCAGATGTTGCCCTACTGCTTGATTACCATTTCTTCCTTCCAGGCAATGCAAAGACATAAACTAAATCGACTACAGTCCATGGT comes from Nyctibius grandis isolate bNycGra1 chromosome 19, bNycGra1.pri, whole genome shotgun sequence and encodes:
- the CCNDBP1 gene encoding cyclin-D1-binding protein 1; translation: MEAREPLRELCGALRAVLARVREGEPGEGREPFELLRFWDALGQTFKVTSQEATKLSLAFSRLPLTSAEDCRKLSEDVQNAILAVATVYYWLPKGQGTTLRKMVRDATTEVVEGMIQLTETILSAPLESLSQEQLISTGGVWEACEQVSNLPRDNQAAVASALAACLGVVKDALEEMERALVEGQDPYSDIMEDEELGFRGNRDTYWSEADRKLLSSCMGLMKASKACLKKVLGVVKAYGKADSPEQIAQLDDLADIANEISPSVDELALSMYPPMNQLAVRLNAAKLASVLKKVLEITKTSHVCPPSEEGWVQFLTGAVDHNMNKIKNFTQGHL